The Oncorhynchus kisutch isolate 150728-3 linkage group LG20, Okis_V2, whole genome shotgun sequence genome has a segment encoding these proteins:
- the LOC116355484 gene encoding uncharacterized protein LOC116355484 isoform X2, which translates to MICPMVSDFGTLDLDIQLEVVSDYLAGRPVVLVVLHHDTFDPDSTIPASSRLVTRGEVILTVDMILKRLNVQPKELTEGKPRMGKVCTCVVGHTFNSDKDLVRQLTGRGDCTEVSLAESDVIIMICPMVSDFGTLDLDIQLEVVSDYLAGRPVVLVVLHHDTFDPDSTIPASSRLVTRGEVILTVDCLFNHRGLLDCPRNKEAIDMILKRLNVQPKI; encoded by the exons atGATCTGTCCTATGGTCAGTGACTTTGGAACTCTGGACCTTGATATACAACTGGAGGTGGTCTCAGACTACCTAG CTGGTAGACCTGTTGTTCTGGTGGTGCTGCACCATGACACTTTCGACCCAGACTCCACTATACCTGCCAGCAGCAGACTAGTGACCAGGGGTGAGGTAATACTCACAGTCGATATGATTCTGAAGAGGCTAAACGTACAACCAAAG GAACTCACAGAAG GTAAGCCAAGGATGGGAAAAGTATGCACCTGTGTTGTAGGTCATACTTTCAATTCTGATAAGGACTTGGTAAGACAACTCACTGGCCGAGGAGACTGTACTGAAGTGTCACTAGCGgagagtgatgtcatcataatGATCTGTCCTATGGTCAGTGACTTTGGAACTCTGGACCTTGATATACAACTGGAGGTGGTCTCAGACTACCTAG CTGGTAGACCTGTTGTTCTGGTGGTGCTGCACCATGACACTTTCGACCCAGACTCCACTATACCTGCCAGCAGCAGACTAGTGACCAGGGGTGAGGTAATACTCACAGTGGACTGTCTATTTAATCACAGAGGACTGCTGGACTGTCCTCGCAATAAAGAAGCAATCGATATGATTCTGAAGAGGCTGAACGTACAACCAAAGATATAG
- the LOC116355484 gene encoding uncharacterized protein LOC116355484 isoform X1 — MICPMVSDFGTLDLDIQLEVVSDYLAGRPVVLVVLHHDTFDPDSTIPASSRLVTRGEVILTVDMILKRLNVQPKQELTEGKPRMGKVCTCVVGHTFNSDKDLVRQLTGRGDCTEVSLAESDVIIMICPMVSDFGTLDLDIQLEVVSDYLAGRPVVLVVLHHDTFDPDSTIPASSRLVTRGEVILTVDCLFNHRGLLDCPRNKEAIDMILKRLNVQPKI, encoded by the exons atGATCTGTCCTATGGTCAGTGACTTTGGAACTCTGGACCTTGATATACAACTGGAGGTGGTCTCAGACTACCTAG CTGGTAGACCTGTTGTTCTGGTGGTGCTGCACCATGACACTTTCGACCCAGACTCCACTATACCTGCCAGCAGCAGACTAGTGACCAGGGGTGAGGTAATACTCACAGTCGATATGATTCTGAAGAGGCTAAACGTACAACCAAAG CAGGAACTCACAGAAG GTAAGCCAAGGATGGGAAAAGTATGCACCTGTGTTGTAGGTCATACTTTCAATTCTGATAAGGACTTGGTAAGACAACTCACTGGCCGAGGAGACTGTACTGAAGTGTCACTAGCGgagagtgatgtcatcataatGATCTGTCCTATGGTCAGTGACTTTGGAACTCTGGACCTTGATATACAACTGGAGGTGGTCTCAGACTACCTAG CTGGTAGACCTGTTGTTCTGGTGGTGCTGCACCATGACACTTTCGACCCAGACTCCACTATACCTGCCAGCAGCAGACTAGTGACCAGGGGTGAGGTAATACTCACAGTGGACTGTCTATTTAATCACAGAGGACTGCTGGACTGTCCTCGCAATAAAGAAGCAATCGATATGATTCTGAAGAGGCTGAACGTACAACCAAAGATATAG